One Pirellulaceae bacterium DNA segment encodes these proteins:
- the rlmKL gene encoding bifunctional 23S rRNA (guanine(2069)-N(7))-methyltransferase RlmK/23S rRNA (guanine(2445)-N(2))-methyltransferase RlmL, with protein sequence MQTVDLIATCAFGLEAIVKRELKQLGYDPRTLHPGRIQFSGDFQAICRANLFLRCAERILICLGRFEANDFGELFDQTNALPWHEWISKDGAFPVNGKSVKSQLSSVPACQRMVKKAIVNKLLAAHQLSTLPETGPTYAVEVALLDNMATLSIDTTGSGLHKRGYRPSTGPAPLRETLAAALVNLSFWKPDRPLIDPFCGTGTIPIEAAMIGRRIAPGLKRSFVSESWPMVSSDVWKAARDEAQDQILPKLEERILGTDASWRDLKLARNHAAAAGVEDDIHFQQIKFEDLTSKRKYGCTICNPPYGRRLGDRKEVLPLYKTFPLVLRRLPTWSHFVLTSLVDFERVIGQQADRRRKLYNGRIECQYYQFHGPDPTGHSTGHSTEMDQPQKPKSAIEPVFGGVDQTAMRQATEFRNRLMKRARHLRRWPGRGITCYRLYERDVPEVPLVVDRYEDNLHIAEFARPHERTVAQHADWLDLMVKTAAEVTDVDLSNVHMKYHDRQRGRSQYERSSSEGRTLVVNEGGLKFRVNLSDYLDTGLFLDHRQTRELVRQCAGNCRFLNLFGYTGSFTAYAIAGGANSSVTVDSSNTYLKWAEENLRLNNLMGPKQRFVRSDAIDYLRCLPGDSQFDLAVVDPPTFSNSKDHQQDWEVQRDHISLLHEVKRRMSPQGVIFFSTNFRRFKLADTELADFQIREITKQTIPPDFRNQRIHRCWKMTLVS encoded by the coding sequence ATGCAGACCGTCGACCTGATTGCAACTTGTGCCTTTGGATTAGAGGCAATCGTCAAGCGAGAATTAAAACAGCTCGGTTACGATCCCCGGACATTGCATCCCGGTCGTATTCAGTTTTCCGGTGATTTCCAGGCGATCTGCCGCGCCAATTTGTTTTTGAGATGTGCCGAGCGAATTTTGATTTGTCTCGGTCGCTTTGAGGCGAATGACTTTGGAGAGCTGTTTGATCAGACGAATGCCTTACCCTGGCATGAGTGGATATCCAAAGACGGGGCTTTCCCTGTAAACGGCAAGTCAGTTAAGTCACAGCTGTCGAGTGTTCCTGCTTGCCAGAGGATGGTGAAGAAGGCGATTGTAAATAAGCTATTAGCGGCCCACCAACTGTCGACATTGCCAGAAACGGGGCCTACCTATGCCGTGGAAGTTGCGTTACTAGATAACATGGCGACTTTGTCGATTGATACGACGGGCTCTGGTTTACACAAACGTGGATACCGTCCGTCGACTGGGCCTGCCCCGTTACGTGAAACGCTTGCGGCAGCGCTGGTGAATTTAAGTTTCTGGAAGCCGGATCGACCGTTGATTGATCCCTTTTGTGGGACAGGGACGATTCCCATCGAAGCCGCCATGATTGGTCGCCGGATAGCGCCTGGGCTGAAACGTTCTTTTGTGTCGGAATCATGGCCGATGGTAAGTAGTGATGTTTGGAAGGCAGCTCGCGATGAAGCCCAAGATCAGATTCTACCGAAACTTGAGGAACGAATTCTGGGAACTGACGCCAGTTGGCGAGACCTGAAACTGGCTCGTAACCATGCGGCGGCGGCAGGGGTGGAAGACGATATTCACTTCCAGCAGATCAAGTTTGAAGATTTGACCAGTAAACGAAAGTATGGTTGTACGATCTGTAATCCGCCTTACGGACGTCGGCTTGGTGATCGTAAAGAAGTGCTTCCGCTCTATAAGACTTTTCCCCTGGTGCTTCGGCGTTTACCGACTTGGTCGCATTTTGTGCTCACGTCGTTGGTCGATTTCGAACGCGTTATTGGTCAGCAGGCGGATCGTCGTCGAAAACTTTACAATGGTCGCATCGAATGTCAGTACTACCAATTTCATGGTCCGGATCCGACGGGCCATTCGACGGGCCATTCGACGGAAATGGACCAGCCCCAAAAGCCAAAGTCTGCGATCGAGCCTGTTTTCGGTGGCGTCGATCAAACCGCAATGCGGCAGGCAACTGAGTTTCGGAATCGTTTAATGAAACGAGCCCGCCACCTTCGACGTTGGCCAGGTCGAGGGATCACTTGCTATCGTCTTTACGAACGTGATGTTCCAGAGGTTCCATTGGTTGTCGACCGCTATGAGGACAATTTGCATATTGCAGAATTTGCCAGGCCACATGAACGAACGGTTGCCCAGCACGCGGATTGGCTTGATTTGATGGTCAAGACGGCTGCCGAAGTGACCGACGTTGATTTGTCGAATGTCCACATGAAATATCATGATCGTCAACGTGGTCGTTCGCAGTACGAGCGGAGCAGTTCGGAAGGTCGAACACTAGTCGTAAATGAAGGCGGGTTGAAGTTTCGCGTGAATCTTTCTGATTATCTGGACACGGGCCTCTTCTTGGATCATCGGCAGACACGAGAGTTGGTGCGGCAATGCGCGGGAAATTGCCGTTTCCTGAATTTGTTTGGCTATACGGGCAGTTTCACCGCTTACGCGATCGCGGGTGGAGCCAACTCGAGCGTCACCGTTGACTCATCCAATACCTATCTGAAATGGGCAGAAGAAAATCTAAGGTTGAACAATCTGATGGGACCGAAGCAGCGATTTGTACGCTCAGACGCAATTGATTACTTGCGGTGTTTACCTGGCGATAGTCAGTTCGATTTGGCCGTTGTGGATCCTCCCACTTTTTCCAATAGCAAAGATCATCAACAAGATTGGGAAGTGCAACGTGACCATATCTCGCTTCTGCACGAGGTCAAACGCCGCATGTCTCCGCAAGGTGTGATCTTCTTTTCGACTAACTTTCGACGTTTTAAGTTGGCTGATACGGAACTTGCGGATTTCCAGATACGTGAGATTACCAAGCAAACGATTCCACCCGACTTTCGCAATCAACGAATTCATCGCTGTTGGAAAATGACGCTTGTCTCTTAG
- a CDS encoding class I SAM-dependent methyltransferase, which yields MNTPSLDQVKQVFEQWSLYDAIIQHNYMRHAELVDRLKQSVNDLPKPFDILDLGCGDSWISEHIFPSEMVHHYHGIDLSEAALNKADSQLAAWRGRTQFTCGDINTFLSEAATESCSIILMSYSLHHLSSEQKRQVFHSAHRVLRQDGHLLWIDLFRQDQEDRDTYLHRLCNHIRTDWTALTPEQNRQAVDHVNASDFPESEGWMQTETKQAGLSLSRCIYQDVYFGAWDYQKSASET from the coding sequence ATGAATACCCCATCGCTTGATCAAGTTAAGCAAGTCTTCGAACAGTGGTCGCTTTACGACGCGATCATTCAACACAACTACATGCGACACGCTGAATTGGTGGATCGGTTAAAGCAGTCCGTCAATGACCTACCCAAACCATTCGACATTCTCGATCTGGGCTGCGGCGACAGCTGGATCTCGGAACATATTTTCCCCTCGGAAATGGTCCACCATTACCACGGAATCGACCTTTCAGAAGCCGCCTTAAATAAAGCAGACAGTCAGTTAGCAGCTTGGCGCGGTCGAACCCAATTCACCTGTGGTGACATCAATACTTTCTTATCAGAAGCCGCAACCGAATCATGTTCGATCATCTTGATGAGTTATTCACTCCACCATCTCAGCAGTGAACAAAAACGACAGGTCTTTCACAGCGCCCATCGCGTTCTTCGTCAGGATGGACATTTGCTCTGGATCGATCTATTCAGACAAGACCAGGAAGATCGAGACACCTATTTGCACCGTCTTTGCAATCACATCCGTACCGATTGGACCGCATTAACTCCCGAGCAAAATCGTCAGGCGGTCGATCACGTAAACGCGTCCGATTTCCCGGAAAGCGAAGGCTGGATGCAAACCGAAACGAAACAGGCCGGCCTATCTCTCAGCCGCTGTATTTACCAAGACGTTTACTTCGGCGCTTGGGACTACCAAAAATCAGCATCGGAAACCTAG
- a CDS encoding ABC transporter permease, whose product MKVSYYQMLKLGTKSLMLQKLRAGLAALGIFIGTTTVIWLVAMGEGVSHQAQQQIKELGATNIIVRSVKPNSNDQTGDNDRVTRYGLLRADYDRMLTNIPSIQRSVPMRELRREIRVKDHNADAKLVGCSKDYLELNQLAVARGRWFSSRDNSENVIVLADGTAKALFPFQDPIGKPVWVGEDLYVVIGQTKARLASAAIGGSLESRDYNLDAYIPLETLRRRVGDFIMERRPGSFTGEIVELSQITLTVNDISKVDVTARIVESLLKKYHEQEDYAVIVPKELLRQAERTRAMFNVLLVVIAGISLAVGGIGIMNIMLATVTERTREIGVRRALGAKRQHIIQQFLTETIVLTSVGGLLGVFFGLMCGVIFDAVKWITNSFAPDALPPIVQSLEPRIAPWSVALAFLISIGVGILFGVYPARQAAYMDPIEALRHE is encoded by the coding sequence TTGAAGGTTTCCTATTATCAAATGCTGAAATTAGGCACCAAGAGCCTGATGCTGCAAAAACTGCGAGCAGGTCTCGCTGCACTGGGAATCTTCATTGGTACAACAACCGTCATCTGGCTGGTCGCGATGGGGGAAGGGGTCAGTCACCAGGCGCAACAACAAATCAAGGAACTCGGGGCAACCAATATCATCGTTCGAAGTGTCAAGCCAAATTCGAACGACCAGACCGGTGACAATGATCGCGTCACTCGATATGGCTTATTGCGGGCTGATTACGATCGCATGCTGACGAATATTCCCAGCATTCAACGCTCCGTGCCGATGAGAGAGTTAAGACGTGAAATCCGCGTCAAGGACCACAATGCCGATGCCAAACTGGTCGGCTGCTCAAAGGATTACCTGGAACTGAACCAACTTGCAGTAGCGAGGGGGCGGTGGTTCAGCAGTCGTGACAATAGCGAGAATGTAATCGTGCTGGCCGATGGGACTGCAAAAGCGTTGTTCCCGTTTCAAGACCCTATCGGTAAACCCGTCTGGGTTGGCGAGGATCTGTACGTCGTAATCGGACAAACCAAAGCTCGCTTGGCATCCGCTGCGATTGGCGGCAGCCTCGAATCGCGAGATTACAATCTGGATGCTTATATTCCGCTCGAGACGCTTCGCCGCCGAGTTGGCGACTTCATCATGGAACGTCGCCCGGGTAGCTTTACCGGAGAAATCGTCGAATTGAGCCAGATCACGCTCACCGTCAACGACATTAGCAAGGTCGATGTCACGGCTCGGATTGTTGAGTCGCTGTTGAAGAAATATCACGAGCAGGAAGACTATGCGGTAATTGTTCCCAAAGAACTCTTGCGACAAGCCGAGCGTACACGTGCGATGTTCAACGTACTCTTGGTTGTGATTGCCGGGATCTCCCTCGCCGTCGGCGGCATTGGCATCATGAACATCATGCTGGCCACGGTAACGGAACGTACCCGAGAAATCGGCGTGCGCCGTGCCTTAGGAGCCAAAAGACAACACATCATCCAACAGTTTCTTACGGAAACCATTGTGCTGACAAGCGTCGGTGGACTCCTCGGCGTATTCTTTGGATTGATGTGTGGCGTAATCTTTGACGCCGTCAAATGGATCACCAATTCTTTTGCCCCAGATGCTCTGCCTCCGATTGTGCAGTCTCTGGAACCTCGCATCGCTCCCTGGTCCGTGGCACTGGCTTTCCTAATCTCGATCGGTGTCGGCATCCTCTTCGGTGTCTATCCCGCACGCCAAGCGGCCTATATGGATCCCATCGAAGCCTTACGGCACGAATAA
- a CDS encoding hotdog domain-containing protein, whose protein sequence is MTESRYLAVKVVMMPRDTNPYGTIFGGVIMSYIDQAGAVGARDVIQKKEYPPQTLVTVAMEGVEFHEPVLVGDTVSFWTKLRRIGRTSITMHVTVETKRLQGTRLVTQAEVTYVTIQGEGEHRRPVPVKGLT, encoded by the coding sequence ATGACTGAATCAAGATATCTTGCCGTCAAAGTCGTGATGATGCCTCGAGATACGAATCCCTACGGGACGATCTTTGGTGGCGTGATTATGAGTTACATCGATCAAGCCGGGGCGGTGGGGGCTCGCGACGTAATTCAGAAAAAAGAGTATCCACCTCAGACTCTCGTTACAGTAGCGATGGAAGGTGTCGAATTTCATGAGCCTGTGTTAGTGGGGGATACGGTAAGTTTTTGGACGAAGCTGCGCCGTATCGGACGAACCTCCATCACCATGCACGTCACGGTCGAAACAAAACGTCTGCAGGGTACGCGACTAGTGACACAGGCTGAAGTTACCTATGTGACGATTCAAGGAGAAGGCGAACATCGACGTCCTGTTCCCGTGAAGGGACTGACGTAA
- the glsA gene encoding glutaminase A, producing MLKRIGVEPSGDAFNSTHLLRSERPFNAMLNAGAIAVTSMVPGKTGDEKFERILDLMSKAAGRQLEVDERVYKSELATGDRNRAIAYLLRGVNVVEQDIEDLLQTYFRQCAIRVTCRDLAIMGATLGNIGINPITGKDVLDLSAVRDVLTVMFTCGMYDFAGEWALKVGVPAKSGVSGGIMAVVNRQLGMGIYSPRLDPMGNSIRGVNLCSKFAEEQGLHLFNFSNVGSTFLEAISKPNTSSD from the coding sequence GTGCTGAAACGCATCGGCGTCGAGCCAAGCGGAGACGCATTCAACAGCACTCACCTACTTCGAAGCGAACGTCCGTTTAATGCAATGTTGAATGCGGGCGCGATCGCCGTTACCTCGATGGTACCGGGCAAGACAGGGGATGAAAAATTCGAGCGAATCCTGGACCTCATGAGCAAAGCCGCCGGCAGGCAACTCGAAGTTGACGAACGGGTCTACAAATCTGAGCTCGCAACGGGTGACCGGAATCGGGCGATTGCTTATTTACTACGAGGCGTCAACGTAGTTGAGCAAGACATTGAGGACTTGCTTCAAACCTACTTTCGACAATGCGCCATTCGCGTCACGTGCCGAGACCTGGCAATCATGGGAGCCACCCTGGGAAATATCGGCATCAACCCGATAACAGGCAAAGACGTGCTGGATTTATCTGCTGTCCGCGATGTCTTAACGGTGATGTTCACCTGTGGAATGTATGATTTCGCCGGCGAGTGGGCCCTCAAAGTTGGAGTACCTGCTAAGAGCGGTGTGTCCGGAGGAATCATGGCGGTGGTCAATCGACAGCTAGGCATGGGCATCTACTCCCCACGTCTCGACCCGATGGGAAACAGCATTCGAGGCGTAAATCTCTGCTCCAAATTCGCAGAAGAACAGGGGCTGCATCTGTTCAACTTTAGCAATGTTGGTTCAACGTTTCTGGAAGCGATTTCGAAGCCGAATACATCAAGCGATTAA
- a CDS encoding phosphoglycerate dehydrogenase, protein MPRVLISTEILRDQTGPHTEILSQAGFEIVFPKNHKLGRGVCGYEETIEELHGVHAVLAGAEYMTAETFSAVPSLRVIARTGVGYDRIDVAAATRHDVLLTITPTANHAAVAEHAFALLFAISKRVVTGDRDTRAGQWPRELTQPIRGKTIGLLGMGRTGKSMANRAQAFGMTVIAHDPFACGDYARSHNIELVDLITLAERCDVLSIHCPDIEATRGVVDQTLLNRMKPTAILINTARGPIVNETDLIDALRRGQIQAAGLDVYEAEPPASDNPLFELENVVLTPHSAGGEQLAMRDMAIESAQCIVSLFAGHWPEGAVVNDQLRSSWKW, encoded by the coding sequence ATGCCACGCGTCTTGATCTCTACGGAAATTTTGCGTGACCAGACAGGTCCGCACACTGAAATCTTGAGTCAAGCTGGATTTGAGATTGTCTTTCCGAAAAACCATAAGCTCGGTCGAGGCGTCTGTGGATACGAGGAAACTATTGAGGAATTGCACGGTGTCCATGCGGTGCTTGCGGGTGCCGAATACATGACCGCCGAAACGTTTTCAGCGGTTCCAAGCTTGCGTGTGATTGCGCGGACAGGTGTCGGGTACGACCGAATTGATGTCGCTGCTGCCACTCGGCACGATGTCTTACTGACAATCACTCCTACGGCGAATCACGCAGCCGTTGCGGAACATGCTTTTGCGCTGTTGTTCGCAATTTCAAAACGAGTCGTCACGGGGGATCGTGACACGCGGGCGGGGCAATGGCCACGCGAACTGACGCAGCCCATTCGCGGAAAGACGATTGGACTCCTTGGGATGGGCCGAACAGGAAAAAGCATGGCAAATCGAGCCCAAGCATTTGGCATGACGGTGATCGCACACGATCCCTTTGCCTGCGGCGACTATGCCAGGTCCCATAATATTGAATTGGTCGATCTAATCACGTTGGCCGAACGGTGCGATGTGCTGAGTATTCACTGTCCAGATATTGAGGCCACGCGCGGCGTCGTTGATCAAACGCTGTTGAATCGAATGAAGCCGACCGCCATCCTGATCAATACAGCGAGAGGACCGATTGTTAATGAAACCGATCTGATCGATGCGTTGCGGCGGGGCCAGATTCAGGCCGCGGGGTTGGATGTTTACGAGGCTGAGCCTCCCGCGTCCGACAACCCTTTATTTGAGCTTGAAAACGTGGTGCTCACACCGCATTCGGCCGGCGGCGAGCAGCTTGCGATGCGTGATATGGCGATTGAGAGTGCCCAGTGCATCGTTTCGTTATTCGCGGGGCATTGGCCCGAAGGTGCCGTGGTGAATGATCAATTGCGATCTTCTTGGAAGTGGTAA
- a CDS encoding cytochrome c3 family protein, whose product MTQVVSPETVSGRFEGQQLSFYGWKFKPERQGEDFCMEIRGSDDTLHFERKFVMTTGSHHMQKYWYSTGNTRELGMSPLVFLIEAGIWVPEQTAFLRPSKAGLPIREGDWNKGCNQCHATGSQPRLLGPNNIDTQVAEFGISCEACHGPGQQHVHARQQNEFAAENNPSTDSIVNPRTLSASKSADVCGQCHGAWVMKPGGHWSQTGHRFRPGDDLATTRHYLLGIQDKQRWKQVHAEDSFWSDGEIRVAGREYNGLLASPCFSKAKSDHQAMTCLSCHDLHAATTAPSKDWANDQLATGMNGNEACFQCHENYRNQLTDHTHHLPDSSGSLCYNCHMPHTSYGLLKAVRSHTITSPSIATSLATGRPNACNQCHLDQTSKWAAEQLNKWYGHEIPPLKQSEQVLAASVLWTLKGDAGQRALMAWSMGWDQARAISGSNWMIFYLADLMFDDYDAIRYIASRSLKQIPGYESLQYDHMHPNRQRDRVMNELISRWQATVTTPPPDPRDCYSTSRELSAWIFSISFARFVTTETSSLSSEPVPRTTTFPAAEPKLRRSKMGHKDRSRTTRVTKRYKIR is encoded by the coding sequence ATGACGCAAGTCGTGAGTCCAGAAACCGTCTCAGGTCGCTTCGAGGGGCAACAGCTCAGTTTTTACGGATGGAAGTTCAAACCTGAACGCCAGGGTGAGGACTTTTGCATGGAGATACGAGGCAGCGACGACACCCTCCATTTCGAGCGAAAATTCGTGATGACTACCGGCAGCCATCACATGCAAAAATACTGGTACTCGACCGGTAACACACGCGAACTTGGAATGTCACCGTTAGTTTTTTTAATTGAGGCGGGCATTTGGGTTCCCGAACAGACCGCCTTTCTACGCCCCAGCAAGGCGGGCCTTCCGATTCGCGAGGGGGATTGGAACAAGGGCTGCAATCAGTGCCATGCGACCGGCTCACAGCCTCGTCTGTTAGGTCCGAACAACATCGACACTCAAGTTGCCGAGTTTGGTATTTCCTGCGAAGCGTGCCACGGCCCCGGACAACAGCACGTCCACGCACGGCAACAAAACGAATTTGCAGCTGAAAACAACCCATCGACCGACTCAATCGTGAACCCCAGAACACTTTCCGCCAGCAAATCTGCTGATGTCTGTGGCCAGTGCCATGGAGCCTGGGTCATGAAGCCGGGAGGACATTGGTCACAAACGGGACACCGCTTTCGGCCAGGGGATGACTTAGCAACAACGCGACATTATTTGCTGGGAATCCAAGATAAACAACGCTGGAAACAAGTCCACGCTGAAGACAGTTTCTGGTCAGACGGTGAAATTCGCGTAGCCGGTCGTGAGTACAACGGCTTACTGGCCTCCCCCTGTTTTTCGAAAGCGAAAAGCGATCATCAAGCGATGACCTGCTTATCTTGCCACGACCTCCATGCGGCCACCACTGCCCCTTCGAAAGATTGGGCCAATGATCAATTAGCAACTGGGATGAATGGAAATGAAGCCTGCTTTCAGTGCCACGAAAATTACCGCAACCAGCTAACTGACCATACCCATCACCTCCCGGACTCAAGTGGCAGTCTTTGCTATAACTGCCACATGCCACACACGAGTTATGGATTGTTAAAGGCGGTTCGCAGCCATACAATCACCAGCCCTTCGATTGCAACAAGCCTCGCCACGGGACGTCCCAATGCCTGTAATCAATGCCACCTCGATCAGACATCAAAGTGGGCAGCGGAACAACTCAACAAATGGTACGGGCATGAAATCCCTCCACTCAAGCAATCAGAGCAAGTCCTTGCAGCCTCGGTCTTATGGACTCTAAAGGGCGACGCCGGACAGCGGGCCCTGATGGCTTGGAGCATGGGCTGGGACCAAGCCCGCGCAATTTCCGGATCGAACTGGATGATCTTTTACCTCGCTGACCTCATGTTTGACGATTACGACGCGATTCGTTACATCGCATCACGATCCCTCAAGCAAATCCCCGGCTATGAATCGTTACAATACGATCACATGCATCCTAATCGCCAACGAGATCGCGTCATGAATGAACTCATCTCGCGATGGCAAGCAACCGTCACAACCCCCCCCCCCGATCCCCGCGATTGCTATTCGACAAGTCGGGAACTATCCGCATGGATATTTTCCATCAGCTTCGCGCGCTTCGTGACCACCGAGACGTCGTCATTATCGAGTGAACCGGTCCCACGAACCACAACCTTTCCAGCCGCCGAACCTAAGCTCCGCCGGTCGAAAATGGGACACAAAGATCGATCCAGGACGACGCGTGTTACAAAACGTTACAAAATCAGGTAA
- a CDS encoding sugar-binding protein, producing MDSGRRCVLLLSILCCCGQASYAEVFDIFDFDESEEGAWSDIDLTTLTVPLVADGSIQLDGSSSSAEYGSFEGRTVSPGSPDGSVGNAWILGYAINKDWQGADDSEFTFYLAHDTDFLYVGVEVKDDAVYSDNENGQFWKDDAIEIVVDANNSRANVNTDKRTEFFNDYGGHNYVNYEGRFSRWDDDLEESSPGWANEVDWEWGPDGQIYGFGEETDTGWAMETKFHKSQFEDPDGGGPIEIGDRIGFNIGMDDDDGEDLEIQYWWANRARPLEFDAFALEDGDTIADYSPDDYDYVIDGAGRLAHGGTGEIIFGGPNDPKEVIDGITDPQARLDYIHNEMNTWVGDSNCDGVFNSSDFVSVFTAGEYEDAVVGNSTWVSGDWNGDKEFNSSDFVFAFTDGGYEQGKRPAAAVPEPSSSLLMLWGVVALFARRKLN from the coding sequence ATGGATAGCGGACGCCGTTGTGTTTTGCTTTTGTCAATTTTGTGCTGTTGTGGTCAGGCATCCTATGCTGAGGTTTTTGATATCTTTGATTTCGATGAGTCAGAAGAGGGGGCATGGTCCGATATTGACTTGACGACTTTAACGGTCCCTTTAGTTGCTGATGGATCGATCCAGTTGGACGGATCCTCTTCGTCTGCTGAGTATGGATCTTTTGAAGGTCGAACCGTCTCTCCTGGTTCGCCTGATGGAAGCGTTGGAAATGCGTGGATCCTGGGTTATGCCATCAATAAGGATTGGCAAGGTGCAGATGACAGTGAGTTTACTTTTTACTTGGCACACGACACGGACTTCCTCTACGTCGGTGTGGAAGTGAAAGACGACGCCGTTTACAGCGATAACGAAAATGGTCAGTTTTGGAAGGACGACGCGATCGAGATTGTTGTCGATGCGAATAACAGTCGAGCGAATGTCAACACAGACAAGAGGACCGAGTTCTTCAACGATTACGGTGGACACAACTATGTGAATTACGAAGGTCGATTCTCGCGCTGGGATGATGACCTCGAAGAATCTTCACCTGGTTGGGCGAATGAGGTTGATTGGGAATGGGGACCGGATGGCCAGATTTACGGCTTCGGTGAAGAAACGGATACGGGTTGGGCGATGGAAACGAAATTTCACAAAAGCCAATTTGAGGACCCCGACGGGGGCGGTCCTATCGAGATCGGGGATCGAATTGGTTTCAATATTGGTATGGATGACGATGATGGTGAAGACCTCGAGATCCAGTATTGGTGGGCCAATCGAGCTCGACCGCTTGAATTCGACGCATTTGCACTCGAAGACGGCGATACCATTGCGGACTATTCACCGGATGATTACGACTACGTGATCGATGGGGCCGGCCGCTTGGCACATGGTGGAACGGGTGAGATTATTTTCGGCGGGCCCAATGACCCCAAGGAAGTCATCGATGGGATCACGGATCCACAAGCCCGCCTTGACTATATCCACAACGAAATGAATACCTGGGTGGGAGATTCCAACTGCGACGGGGTCTTCAATTCCAGCGATTTTGTTTCCGTATTCACAGCCGGTGAATATGAAGATGCGGTCGTCGGGAATTCCACATGGGTCAGTGGAGATTGGAATGGTGACAAAGAGTTCAATTCTAGTGATTTTGTCTTTGCCTTCACCGATGGCGGATACGAGCAGGGAAAACGACCCGCTGCGGCCGTTCCAGAACCTTCCAGTTCGCTACTCATGCTGTGGGGTGTTGTCGCACTTTTCGCTCGTCGAAAGCTGAATTAG
- a CDS encoding MBL fold metallo-hydrolase — protein MRKLPPTLVLLVLTVSFVSVAVAGKSDGHLDLYWVDVEGGAATLIVTPQDECVLIDTGNPGLRDSTRVSKVVGKIAGLQAIDHLIVTHYHRDHYGGAEVLSSMLPIKKVYDNGVFAGMPDNPGKAYFNFRCDERHVIQPGEAIDLKQAATKTTAPKVEMVCLGARKSFVDPTKVDAARNEKMKKLHRDKDRDGSDNANSIVMLVRFGPFEFFDGGDVTWNQEKQIVYPFNLPGEVDVYQVTHHGLDSSNNPILLSSLKPRVAIMNNGHTKGCMPEVFANLKATPSIEAIYQVHKNLRPDGVVNNVPDDFIANHQDSKNCQGHYIKLSVEPDGAHYTVAIPAHNIQRRYKTK, from the coding sequence ATGCGAAAGCTTCCCCCCACCCTTGTTTTGCTTGTTCTGACTGTCAGTTTCGTTTCCGTTGCGGTTGCAGGCAAGTCGGACGGTCATCTCGACCTCTACTGGGTTGATGTCGAAGGCGGTGCCGCCACGCTTATCGTAACACCTCAGGACGAATGCGTATTGATCGACACAGGCAACCCGGGCCTGAGAGATTCCACAAGAGTTTCGAAGGTCGTGGGTAAAATCGCCGGCCTCCAAGCAATCGATCATTTAATCGTCACTCATTACCATCGTGATCATTACGGCGGAGCTGAAGTGCTTTCGTCGATGCTGCCCATCAAAAAGGTTTATGACAACGGCGTATTTGCCGGCATGCCGGATAATCCGGGAAAAGCTTATTTCAATTTCCGCTGTGACGAACGACATGTCATTCAACCGGGCGAGGCAATCGACCTGAAGCAAGCCGCTACCAAGACGACCGCACCGAAAGTGGAAATGGTGTGCTTGGGCGCTCGCAAGTCATTCGTCGATCCGACAAAAGTCGACGCCGCCCGCAATGAAAAGATGAAGAAACTCCATCGTGATAAAGACCGAGACGGCTCGGACAATGCCAACAGTATCGTCATGCTAGTTCGCTTTGGGCCATTTGAATTCTTTGACGGGGGGGATGTCACCTGGAACCAGGAAAAACAAATTGTTTATCCCTTCAATCTTCCGGGAGAGGTTGATGTCTATCAAGTCACCCACCACGGATTAGACAGTAGCAACAATCCAATTCTACTTTCATCACTGAAGCCGCGGGTGGCTATCATGAATAATGGACACACCAAGGGATGTATGCCCGAAGTGTTTGCAAATTTGAAAGCCACCCCTTCCATTGAAGCCATTTATCAGGTCCATAAGAACTTGCGCCCCGACGGTGTCGTGAACAACGTACCCGATGACTTTATCGCCAATCATCAAGACAGCAAAAATTGCCAAGGCCATTACATCAAGTTGTCTGTCGAACCGGACGGCGCTCACTACACGGTCGCGATCCCAGCGCACAACATCCAGCGTCGTTACAAAACGAAGTGA